A DNA window from Bdellovibrio sp. BCCA contains the following coding sequences:
- a CDS encoding MarR family winged helix-turn-helix transcriptional regulator: MNRDSFSQYRSEVSEVMDYIRHIFKALRVSSSQFEKELGLSAAQIFVLKKLKEEPGLSINDLASRTTTHQSSVSVVVKKLEEQGLVSRAISKEDSRRVVVSLTPEGERKLGEIPRTVQEQMIDSLQKMNPEKTATLAMLMKEFVNQAGIVENAAAPMMENK, encoded by the coding sequence ATGAACAGAGATTCGTTTTCACAATATCGTTCAGAGGTGAGTGAAGTTATGGACTACATTCGCCATATCTTCAAAGCTCTTCGCGTTTCATCAAGTCAGTTTGAGAAAGAATTGGGTCTTAGTGCCGCTCAGATTTTCGTTCTGAAAAAGCTCAAAGAGGAACCGGGTCTTTCGATCAATGATCTTGCGTCGAGAACAACGACACATCAAAGCTCCGTGTCCGTTGTCGTAAAGAAATTGGAAGAGCAAGGCTTGGTGTCTCGCGCGATCTCCAAGGAAGACTCACGCCGTGTGGTTGTGTCGCTGACTCCGGAAGGAGAGCGCAAGCTTGGGGAGATTCCTCGCACTGTGCAGGAGCAGATGATTGATTCTCTTCAGAAAATGAATCCAGAAAAAACAGCGACATTGGCGATGTTGATGAAAGAGTTCGTCAATCAGGCGGGCATTGTAGAAAATGCCGCGGCTCCGATGATGGAAAATAAATAA
- a CDS encoding HD domain-containing protein, translating into MEKTKNAPHTEEKKWYELFSNKARVLYPHSDPAHDYLHIQRVVSTAKNLCMAEHGDWNIVMPAAFFHDYINVPKGDPRRPYASQLSAEAAIEYLKSVGYPEKYFEGIRHAIEAHSYSANIKPQTLEAKIVQDADRLDSLGAIGIARCFATSTLMSRPFYAEEDPWAESRNLDDKSFGIDHFYQKIFKLVDHLNTETAKKEGEHRVAFIKTYLDQIKREI; encoded by the coding sequence ATGGAAAAAACCAAAAACGCCCCTCACACCGAAGAGAAAAAATGGTACGAGCTTTTTAGCAATAAGGCTCGCGTACTGTATCCACACTCGGATCCCGCCCATGATTATCTGCACATCCAGCGTGTCGTTAGCACAGCGAAAAACTTATGTATGGCTGAACACGGTGATTGGAATATCGTGATGCCTGCGGCGTTCTTTCACGACTACATCAACGTTCCAAAGGGGGATCCACGCCGCCCGTATGCCTCCCAACTTTCGGCAGAAGCGGCAATTGAGTATCTAAAGTCCGTCGGTTATCCCGAAAAATATTTTGAAGGCATTCGCCATGCGATTGAAGCTCACAGCTACAGTGCGAATATCAAACCGCAGACTTTGGAAGCGAAGATTGTTCAAGACGCTGATCGTTTAGATAGTCTTGGTGCTATTGGCATCGCCCGCTGTTTTGCGACGTCAACTTTGATGAGCCGTCCGTTTTATGCTGAAGAAGATCCGTGGGCGGAATCACGAAATCTGGATGATAAAAGTTTTGGTATTGATCACTTCTATCAGAAAATTTTTAAATTGGTGGATCATCTCAATACGGAAACTGCAAAAAAAGAAGGCGAACATCGTGTCGCCTTCATCAAAACTTACTTAGATCAAATCAAAAGAGAAATTTGA
- a CDS encoding VOC family protein yields MELKAKDPEKLYRWYKDNLGLTLNKEGVFVVPNVSPYNTRRFTPSNPPNDLNFQVKDLAELISRLADKGVRIDDHLEVSEDGRFAWIYDPEGNKIELWEAPGRESLINLPEPE; encoded by the coding sequence ATGGAACTAAAAGCGAAAGACCCCGAAAAGCTGTATCGTTGGTATAAAGACAATTTAGGACTCACTTTAAATAAAGAAGGTGTTTTCGTTGTGCCTAATGTTTCGCCTTATAACACCCGTCGCTTCACGCCTTCCAATCCACCGAACGATCTTAATTTTCAAGTCAAAGACCTTGCAGAGTTGATTTCGCGATTGGCCGACAAAGGTGTCCGCATTGATGACCACCTTGAAGTGAGTGAGGATGGACGCTTTGCGTGGATTTACGATCCGGAAGGCAATAAAATTGAACTCTGGGAAGCTCCCGGCAGAGAGTCTTTGATCAATTTGCCAGAGCCTGAATAG
- a CDS encoding thermonuclease family protein → MNQHLRFILPLVFLFTACTESTHARTESTSTNCVHDDTTFRCVKVLKNYDGDTLTVNIPDVPALIGKNISVRVYGIDTPEVKTKNRCEKEAGRVARNLVATTLKNAKTVELHNVQRDKYFRILADVMVDGRSLKDILLKNNLAYSYDSGTKQHLDWCKVLRQPASK, encoded by the coding sequence ATGAATCAACATCTGCGTTTTATTCTTCCTTTAGTTTTTCTTTTCACGGCGTGCACGGAAAGCACCCATGCTCGCACAGAATCCACGTCTACGAATTGCGTCCACGATGATACAACTTTTCGCTGCGTGAAAGTTTTAAAGAACTATGATGGCGACACCCTCACCGTCAATATTCCTGACGTTCCGGCTTTGATTGGAAAAAACATTTCTGTACGTGTCTATGGGATTGATACACCGGAAGTAAAGACCAAGAATCGTTGTGAAAAAGAAGCCGGTCGCGTTGCTAGAAATCTTGTCGCCACGACTTTGAAAAATGCCAAAACTGTAGAGCTGCACAACGTTCAGCGTGATAAATATTTCCGTATCCTTGCTGACGTTATGGTGGACGGACGCTCTCTTAAAGACATTCTGCTAAAGAACAATCTCGCTTATTCTTATGACAGTGGAACAAAGCAACATCTTGATTGGTGCAAGGTTCTTCGTCAGCCTGCCAGCAAATAG
- a CDS encoding S8 family peptidase codes for MKTRALHPKILFPLLLTTLSPVTSFAQETRDIVVAIIDTGVDVNHPLIKKHLWVNPKEKENSLDNDGNGYAEDLHGWNFVSNNNDISDNHGHGTHIAGIILQKAKSHRVKFMILKYYDPEKSGDDNLLNTVKAIRYATKMKADIINYSGGGDVRSPLEEAAIRDAQRQGILFVAAAGNEGRNTDRVGYYPAGYRLSNIISVAAMDARKRLLASSNYGAKSVDIVAPGNHILSALPGGRYGYMTGTSQATAWVSGLAASLMIQSDKSWKPEDIKKFLEKNAVKDSMLSKKIRSQSRISSLQASFNFSP; via the coding sequence ATGAAGACAAGAGCACTCCACCCAAAAATTTTATTTCCTCTTTTACTAACAACTCTTTCTCCTGTGACTTCTTTCGCTCAGGAAACTCGCGACATCGTTGTGGCGATCATCGACACGGGCGTTGATGTGAATCATCCTTTGATAAAAAAACATCTTTGGGTGAATCCGAAAGAAAAAGAAAATTCATTAGATAATGATGGCAATGGATATGCCGAAGACCTCCATGGATGGAATTTTGTTTCTAATAATAATGACATCTCCGACAACCACGGACATGGAACTCACATTGCGGGAATCATTTTGCAAAAAGCAAAATCTCACCGCGTGAAGTTTATGATTCTAAAATATTACGATCCAGAGAAGTCAGGGGACGACAATCTCTTAAATACGGTGAAGGCCATTCGTTATGCGACGAAAATGAAGGCTGATATTATTAACTATTCAGGTGGTGGCGACGTACGAAGCCCGCTGGAGGAAGCTGCTATCCGCGATGCACAAAGACAGGGAATTCTTTTTGTTGCAGCGGCGGGAAATGAAGGGCGCAATACCGACCGCGTCGGCTACTATCCAGCGGGCTACCGATTGAGCAATATTATTTCTGTGGCTGCCATGGATGCACGCAAGCGCCTTTTAGCAAGCAGCAACTATGGCGCTAAATCTGTCGACATTGTTGCACCCGGAAACCATATCCTTTCTGCTCTTCCCGGAGGACGCTACGGGTATATGACAGGCACATCACAAGCGACCGCCTGGGTGAGCGGACTTGCGGCGTCCCTGATGATTCAGTCGGATAAATCGTGGAAGCCCGAGGATATTAAAAAGTTTCTAGAGAAAAATGCCGTGAAAGACAGCATGCTTTCAAAGAAAATACGTTCGCAGTCCCGTATTTCAAGTCTTCAGGCTTCTTTCAACTTCTCCCCTTAG
- a CDS encoding GGDEF domain-containing protein: MKQWVKKLVEQFDMDWGTPSNGKEAPQAPSLSEDRATLLYILDVYNKHLFEIQNHQVRKVRAKLDTFAKELVQSDAEEVEKALFKIRQFISSYRIDEYTYVQNTFDDFKRIIWDFADHLSEEAHIEDSSQGDINQSLEQLREAVESNSIEELRARSREFINFYLKHQNVNNERRSKRMESIKKNLTTVKKQLMEANQTMRRDHLTGAHNRKSYDEQVRRYLQLHDIDGDPMTLILLDIDFFKKVNDAYGHDIGDFVLQECVRLLQESFSREEDFIARLGGEEFAVILPGCNTEAAIRMAEEAMNRIRKEVFVHEKLEIRFTVSMGIAEITKNEGADSWYKRADEALYESKQTGRNKYTISKGTAIKRVA; the protein is encoded by the coding sequence TTGAAACAATGGGTGAAAAAACTTGTTGAGCAGTTTGATATGGACTGGGGCACACCCTCCAACGGGAAGGAAGCACCTCAGGCTCCTTCGTTGAGCGAGGACCGTGCAACCCTGCTCTACATCTTAGATGTCTACAACAAACATCTTTTTGAAATTCAAAATCACCAAGTCCGTAAAGTTCGCGCAAAGCTCGACACGTTTGCCAAGGAATTGGTGCAATCCGATGCGGAAGAAGTTGAAAAGGCCCTTTTTAAAATACGCCAGTTTATTTCAAGCTATCGCATTGACGAGTACACTTATGTGCAAAACACGTTTGATGATTTTAAACGCATCATCTGGGATTTTGCCGATCATTTAAGTGAAGAGGCTCACATTGAAGATTCTTCGCAAGGAGATATCAATCAAAGCCTTGAACAACTGCGTGAAGCGGTAGAGTCCAACTCCATCGAAGAGCTGCGTGCGCGTTCCCGTGAGTTTATTAACTTCTATTTAAAGCATCAGAACGTCAATAATGAGCGCCGTTCAAAACGCATGGAGTCCATCAAAAAGAATCTCACCACCGTGAAAAAGCAGTTGATGGAAGCCAATCAGACTATGCGCCGTGACCACTTAACAGGAGCTCACAACCGCAAGAGCTACGATGAGCAAGTTCGTCGCTATTTACAACTTCACGACATTGACGGCGACCCGATGACGTTGATTCTTTTGGACATCGACTTCTTTAAAAAGGTCAACGATGCCTACGGGCATGATATCGGCGACTTTGTCTTGCAAGAATGCGTGCGCCTGCTGCAAGAAAGCTTTTCTCGCGAAGAAGACTTTATCGCCCGCTTGGGAGGTGAAGAATTCGCTGTGATTCTTCCGGGATGCAACACAGAGGCTGCCATCCGCATGGCTGAGGAAGCGATGAATCGCATCCGCAAAGAAGTTTTTGTCCATGAAAAGCTAGAAATTCGTTTTACGGTCTCTATGGGGATTGCAGAAATCACGAAAAACGAAGGCGCCGATAGCTGGTATAAGCGCGCTGATGAGGCTTTATATGAATCTAAGCAAACAGGCCGCAACAAATACACGATCTCTAAAGGCACTGCGATAAAGCGTGTCGCCTAG
- a CDS encoding FAD-dependent oxidoreductase — translation MAVSAKTSGPDFSKGISEEALKDGESLLGHIGDEPVLLVRQEGQFYAVGAQCSHYGGPLNEGLIVGDTVHCPWHHACFDLKTGEVLKAPALNPIAAWHVEVRDKKIFVIDKKAPVVKPRENTASQKFVIIGGGAAGSAAAVMLRRHGFQGTIQLISEDKSLPYDRPNLSKDFLAGNAPEDWLPLYSEEFYKENKIHVELEVRVERIDPHRQTILLSNSKTLKYDRCLLATGGTPIIPPIPGIEKDHVYMLRSLVDCRRIIARTSWASKVVLIGAGFIGLEVAASLRMRNMEVHVVAPEEMPLLKAVGVHVGSFLKKLHEKHGVHFHLGHTVKEIRDRSIVLDEGQTIPCDFVIVGTGIKPNVALAEKAGCKTDHGIVVNEYLETSVPGIFAAGDIARWPDPRSQRPIRVEHWEVAERQGQIAALNMLGDRVRFQEVPFFWTQHYDVTLNYVGFSDRFDRMDVIGDMEKDDFAVAYYEDQRIASFLTVGRDKENLLVEEGLVHLDDNKVHEIIRKFEHRFEAR, via the coding sequence ATGGCTGTGAGCGCGAAGACCAGTGGTCCTGATTTCTCTAAGGGTATTTCTGAAGAGGCTCTGAAAGACGGTGAAAGTCTTTTAGGTCACATTGGGGATGAACCGGTTTTGTTAGTGCGACAAGAAGGCCAATTCTATGCCGTGGGAGCGCAGTGCTCACACTATGGCGGACCTTTGAATGAAGGTTTGATTGTCGGCGATACCGTGCACTGTCCTTGGCACCATGCCTGTTTTGATTTAAAGACCGGCGAAGTGTTAAAAGCTCCGGCCTTAAATCCCATAGCGGCCTGGCACGTCGAAGTACGAGACAAAAAGATTTTTGTCATTGATAAAAAAGCGCCCGTCGTTAAACCCAGAGAAAACACGGCGTCGCAAAAGTTTGTCATTATTGGTGGAGGAGCCGCCGGATCTGCTGCGGCCGTGATGTTGCGCCGTCATGGCTTCCAGGGGACGATTCAGCTGATTAGCGAAGACAAGTCTTTGCCTTATGACCGGCCCAATTTATCCAAAGATTTTTTGGCGGGAAATGCGCCAGAAGACTGGCTTCCCCTTTATTCAGAAGAATTTTATAAAGAAAATAAAATTCATGTGGAACTTGAGGTGCGGGTTGAAAGAATAGATCCTCATCGACAAACTATTCTTTTATCCAACAGTAAAACTTTGAAATATGATCGCTGCTTGCTCGCAACCGGGGGAACTCCAATCATTCCTCCGATCCCTGGAATTGAAAAGGATCATGTCTATATGTTGCGGTCCCTGGTGGATTGCCGTCGCATTATTGCACGGACTTCGTGGGCTTCAAAAGTGGTTCTTATTGGTGCGGGCTTTATCGGTCTTGAAGTGGCAGCGTCTTTAAGAATGCGCAACATGGAAGTTCACGTTGTCGCTCCGGAAGAAATGCCATTGCTCAAGGCTGTCGGCGTTCATGTGGGAAGTTTTTTAAAGAAGCTTCATGAAAAACATGGCGTGCATTTTCATTTAGGTCATACGGTGAAAGAAATCCGTGACCGCAGCATAGTTCTCGACGAAGGCCAGACAATTCCCTGTGATTTTGTGATTGTCGGAACGGGTATTAAACCGAATGTCGCCTTGGCGGAAAAAGCGGGATGTAAAACGGATCATGGTATCGTGGTCAATGAGTATTTAGAAACCAGCGTGCCTGGCATCTTTGCGGCAGGGGACATTGCTCGTTGGCCCGATCCGCGCAGTCAAAGGCCCATCCGTGTTGAACACTGGGAAGTGGCTGAGCGCCAAGGCCAAATAGCGGCTTTAAATATGTTAGGTGACCGGGTGCGCTTTCAAGAGGTGCCGTTCTTCTGGACTCAGCACTACGACGTGACACTCAATTATGTCGGCTTTTCGGATCGCTTTGACCGGATGGATGTGATCGGCGATATGGAGAAAGACGACTTTGCAGTGGCCTACTATGAAGATCAGCGAATCGCATCGTTTCTAACTGTCGGACGTGATAAAGAAAATCTCTTGGTGGAAGAGGGCCTTGTGCACCTGGATGATAATAAAGTGCATGAGATCATCCGAAAATTTGAACATCGGTTTGAAGCGCGCTAG
- a CDS encoding pentapeptide repeat-containing protein, producing the protein MKRLGLYYGSIISILLLSQLTPWGQLLFPKPKINSLNFPSQDQVFTPLFPVLNPGVEPQFPASEIILQERLFAPFIILKDQNLSHKNLAKAHLSFADLRNANLQGTDLSKALLYGARLEGALFDKETQLPFSKDVALSLGMREQP; encoded by the coding sequence ATGAAGCGCCTTGGTCTTTACTACGGTTCTATTATTTCAATTCTTTTACTAAGCCAGCTGACCCCTTGGGGTCAGCTTCTGTTTCCAAAACCTAAAATCAATTCTTTAAACTTTCCGTCCCAAGATCAAGTGTTCACACCCCTCTTTCCTGTCCTGAATCCCGGCGTTGAGCCTCAATTCCCAGCTTCTGAAATCATCCTGCAAGAAAGACTTTTCGCTCCGTTTATTATTTTAAAAGATCAAAATCTTTCACACAAAAATCTAGCGAAAGCGCATTTAAGTTTTGCGGATCTTCGCAATGCTAACTTGCAAGGAACGGATTTATCGAAAGCGCTACTTTACGGCGCACGACTTGAGGGGGCGCTTTTTGATAAAGAGACGCAGCTGCCATTTTCCAAAGATGTGGCTTTGAGTTTAGGCATGAGGGAGCAGCCATGA